One window of Vitis riparia cultivar Riparia Gloire de Montpellier isolate 1030 chromosome 5, EGFV_Vit.rip_1.0, whole genome shotgun sequence genomic DNA carries:
- the LOC117914170 gene encoding uncharacterized protein LOC117914170 — MGVKPLPSLREAFSEVRREESRKNLMMGSHQQLNMAESSALKTQFAPFDNRQKIKGGRPWCDHCRKPGHSRETCWKIHGKPVDWKPRQPLEKEGRGNHVATDEQSPQPEASPFNKEQMEMLQKLLSPLLSVQSQTGSSSNQLIGSGTLAHKGFGFGEDDWQC; from the exons ATGGGAGTAAAACCTCTACCTAGCCTCAGAGAGGCATTCTCTGAAGTGCGTCGTGAAGAAAGTCggaaaaatctcatgatggGATCCCATCAACAACTGAATATGGCAGAAAGCTCGGCTCTTAAGACTCAATTCGCTCCTTTTGACAACcgtcaaaaaattaaaggaggtaGACCTTGGTGTGATCATTGCAGAAAGCCGGGACACTCAAGAGAAACTTGCTGGAAGATTCATGGAAAGCCAGTAGATTGGAAGCCACGTCAACCACTTGAGAAAGAAGGACGAGGCAATCATGTGGCTACCGATGAACAATCGCCACAACCTGAAGCTAGCCCTTTTAATAAGGAGCAAATGGAGATGCTTCAGAAACTACTGTCTCCTCTTTTGTCAGTACAGTCACAAACTGGCTCATCTTCCAACCAGCTCATTGGTTCCGGAACCTTGGCtcacaaag GATTTGGattcggggaagacgattggcaatgctga